A single window of Jaculus jaculus isolate mJacJac1 chromosome 14, mJacJac1.mat.Y.cur, whole genome shotgun sequence DNA harbors:
- the Trnt1 gene encoding CCA tRNA nucleotidyltransferase 1, mitochondrial isoform X1 has protein sequence MGCSFLPASRPRHCHPGERRTRRPRVRSPEAVPSWPGRAQSLRSPTRRRGAAPLLSACPEGPLDDVLIPQAGSGGGPRGGKECGNPGQTNEIDLLLEELFVKENHELRIAGGAVRDLLNGVKPQDVDFATTATPAQMKEMFQSAGIRMINNKGEKHGTITARLHEENFEITTLRIDVTTDGRHAEVEFTTDWQKDAERRDLTINSMFLGFDGTLFDYFNGYTDLKNKKVRFVGQAKQRIQEDYLRILRYFRFYGRIVDKPGDHDPETLEAIAENAKGLAGISGERIWVELKKILTGDHVHHLIHLIYDLDVAPHIGLPANANLEEFNKVSKNVEGLSPKPMTLLASLFRVQDDVTRLDLRLKISKEEKNLGLFIVKNRKDLIKATDSSEPLRPYQDFIIDSREPDIAVRVCELLKYQGEHGLLKEMQQWSIPPFPVSGHDIRRAGISSGKEIGALLQQLREQWKKSGYQMEKDELLSYIKKTT, from the exons ATGGGGTGCTCTTTCCTCCCTGCGTCCCGACCTCGCCACTGTCACCCGGGGGAGCGGCGGACGCGGCGGCCCAGGGTCCGGTCCCCGGAGGCCGTCCCGAGTTGGCCTGGGCGTGCACAGAGTCTTCGCTCCCCCACGCGGCGTCGGGGGGCCGCCCCTCTGCTCTCTGCGTGCCCTGAGGGTCCCTTGGATGACGTGCTGATTCCCCAGGCCGGCTCGGGAGGAGGGccgaggggagggaaggaatgtggaaaCCCAGGTCAAACCAACGAAATCGATTTGCTTTTGGAAG AATTATTTGTCAAAGAGAATCATGAACTAAGAATAGCAGGAGGAGCTGTGAGGGACTTACTCAATGGGGTCAAGCCTCAGGATGTGGATTTTGCCACCACGGCCACACCAGCCCAGATGAAGGAGATGTTCCAGTCGGCTGGCATCCGTATGATCAACAACAAAGGAGAGAAGCATGGGACAATTACCGCCAGG CTTCATGAAGAAAATTTTGAAATTACTACACTCCGGATTGATGTTACCACTGATGGGAGACATGCCGAGGTAGAATTCACAACTGACTGGCAGAAAGATGCTGAACGTAGAGACCTCACGATCAATTCCATGTTTCTAG GTTTTGATGGTACTTTGTTTGACTACTTTAATGGCtatacagatttaaaaaataagaaagttagATTTGTTGGACAAGCCAAGCAAAGGATTCAAGAAGATTATCTCCGAATTTTAAGGTATTTCAG GTTTTATGGTAGAATTGTAGACAAACCTGGTGACCATGACCCTGAGACTCTGGAAGCAATTGCAGAGAATGCCAAAGGCTTGGCTGGAATATCAGGAGAGAGAATTTGGGTAGAACTGAAGAAAATTCTCACTGGTGACCACGTACATCACTTGATCCACCTGATCTATGATCTTGATGTGGCGCCACACATAG GTTTACCTGCTAATGCAAATTTAGAAGAATTTAACAAAGTTAGTAAAAATGTTGAAGGCCTTTCACCAAAGCCAATGACTCTTTTGGCCTCATTATTCAGAGTACAAGATGATGTCACAAGACTGGATTTGAGGTTGAAGAtttcaaaggaagagaaaaacctaggtttatttattgttaaaaacAGGAAAGACTTGATTAAAGCAACAGATAGTTCAGAACCATTAAGACCCTACCAAGACTTCATTATAGAT TCTAGGGAACCTGACATTGCCGTCCGTGTGTGTGAGCTGCTGAAGTACCAAGGAGAGCATGGCCTTCTCAAGGAGATGCAGCAGTGGTCCATCCCACCCTTTCCAGTGAGTGGACATGACATCAGGAGAGCGGGCATTTCTTCAGGGAAGGAAATCGGGGCTCTGTTACAGCAGTTGCGTGAACAGTGGAAAAAAAGTGGTTACCAAATGGAAAAAGACGAACTTCTAAGTTACATAAAAAAGACAACATGA
- the Trnt1 gene encoding CCA tRNA nucleotidyltransferase 1, mitochondrial isoform X3, with protein MLRHLYLWHRPVLNCSFSRLCLLKRHLFTMKLQSPEFQSLFTEGLKNLTELFVKENHELRIAGGAVRDLLNGVKPQDVDFATTATPAQMKEMFQSAGIRMINNKGEKHGTITARLHEENFEITTLRIDVTTDGRHAEVEFTTDWQKDAERRDLTINSMFLGFDGTLFDYFNGYTDLKNKKVRFVGQAKQRIQEDYLRILRYFRFYGRIVDKPGDHDPETLEAIAENAKGLAGISGERIWVELKKILTGDHVHHLIHLIYDLDVAPHIGLPANANLEEFNKVSKNVEGLSPKPMTLLASLFRVQDDVTRLDLRLKISKEEKNLGLFIVKNRKDLIKATDSSEPLRPYQDFIIDSREPDIAVRVCELLKYQGEHGLLKEMQQWSIPPFPVSGHDIRRAGISSGKEIGALLQQLREQWKKSGYQMEKDELLSYIKKTT; from the exons ATGCTGAGGCACCTCTATCTGTGGCACAGGCCAGTTCTGAACTGTAGTTTTAGTAGATTGTGTCTCTTGAAGCGACACCTGTTTACAATGAAGTTGCAGTCTCCAGAATTTCAGTCACTTTTCACAGAAGGGTTGAAGAATCTGACAG AATTATTTGTCAAAGAGAATCATGAACTAAGAATAGCAGGAGGAGCTGTGAGGGACTTACTCAATGGGGTCAAGCCTCAGGATGTGGATTTTGCCACCACGGCCACACCAGCCCAGATGAAGGAGATGTTCCAGTCGGCTGGCATCCGTATGATCAACAACAAAGGAGAGAAGCATGGGACAATTACCGCCAGG CTTCATGAAGAAAATTTTGAAATTACTACACTCCGGATTGATGTTACCACTGATGGGAGACATGCCGAGGTAGAATTCACAACTGACTGGCAGAAAGATGCTGAACGTAGAGACCTCACGATCAATTCCATGTTTCTAG GTTTTGATGGTACTTTGTTTGACTACTTTAATGGCtatacagatttaaaaaataagaaagttagATTTGTTGGACAAGCCAAGCAAAGGATTCAAGAAGATTATCTCCGAATTTTAAGGTATTTCAG GTTTTATGGTAGAATTGTAGACAAACCTGGTGACCATGACCCTGAGACTCTGGAAGCAATTGCAGAGAATGCCAAAGGCTTGGCTGGAATATCAGGAGAGAGAATTTGGGTAGAACTGAAGAAAATTCTCACTGGTGACCACGTACATCACTTGATCCACCTGATCTATGATCTTGATGTGGCGCCACACATAG GTTTACCTGCTAATGCAAATTTAGAAGAATTTAACAAAGTTAGTAAAAATGTTGAAGGCCTTTCACCAAAGCCAATGACTCTTTTGGCCTCATTATTCAGAGTACAAGATGATGTCACAAGACTGGATTTGAGGTTGAAGAtttcaaaggaagagaaaaacctaggtttatttattgttaaaaacAGGAAAGACTTGATTAAAGCAACAGATAGTTCAGAACCATTAAGACCCTACCAAGACTTCATTATAGAT TCTAGGGAACCTGACATTGCCGTCCGTGTGTGTGAGCTGCTGAAGTACCAAGGAGAGCATGGCCTTCTCAAGGAGATGCAGCAGTGGTCCATCCCACCCTTTCCAGTGAGTGGACATGACATCAGGAGAGCGGGCATTTCTTCAGGGAAGGAAATCGGGGCTCTGTTACAGCAGTTGCGTGAACAGTGGAAAAAAAGTGGTTACCAAATGGAAAAAGACGAACTTCTAAGTTACATAAAAAAGACAACATGA
- the Trnt1 gene encoding CCA tRNA nucleotidyltransferase 1, mitochondrial isoform X2, producing MWKPRSNQRNRFAFGRCVVGDCLQMLRHLYLWHRPVLNCSFSRLCLLKRHLFTMKLQSPEFQSLFTEGLKNLTELFVKENHELRIAGGAVRDLLNGVKPQDVDFATTATPAQMKEMFQSAGIRMINNKGEKHGTITARLHEENFEITTLRIDVTTDGRHAEVEFTTDWQKDAERRDLTINSMFLGFDGTLFDYFNGYTDLKNKKVRFVGQAKQRIQEDYLRILRYFRFYGRIVDKPGDHDPETLEAIAENAKGLAGISGERIWVELKKILTGDHVHHLIHLIYDLDVAPHIGLPANANLEEFNKVSKNVEGLSPKPMTLLASLFRVQDDVTRLDLRLKISKEEKNLGLFIVKNRKDLIKATDSSEPLRPYQDFIIDSREPDIAVRVCELLKYQGEHGLLKEMQQWSIPPFPVSGHDIRRAGISSGKEIGALLQQLREQWKKSGYQMEKDELLSYIKKTT from the exons atgtggaaaCCCAGGTCAAACCAACGAAATCGATTTGCTTTTGGAAG ATGCGTGGTTGGTGACTGTCTCCAGATGCTGAGGCACCTCTATCTGTGGCACAGGCCAGTTCTGAACTGTAGTTTTAGTAGATTGTGTCTCTTGAAGCGACACCTGTTTACAATGAAGTTGCAGTCTCCAGAATTTCAGTCACTTTTCACAGAAGGGTTGAAGAATCTGACAG AATTATTTGTCAAAGAGAATCATGAACTAAGAATAGCAGGAGGAGCTGTGAGGGACTTACTCAATGGGGTCAAGCCTCAGGATGTGGATTTTGCCACCACGGCCACACCAGCCCAGATGAAGGAGATGTTCCAGTCGGCTGGCATCCGTATGATCAACAACAAAGGAGAGAAGCATGGGACAATTACCGCCAGG CTTCATGAAGAAAATTTTGAAATTACTACACTCCGGATTGATGTTACCACTGATGGGAGACATGCCGAGGTAGAATTCACAACTGACTGGCAGAAAGATGCTGAACGTAGAGACCTCACGATCAATTCCATGTTTCTAG GTTTTGATGGTACTTTGTTTGACTACTTTAATGGCtatacagatttaaaaaataagaaagttagATTTGTTGGACAAGCCAAGCAAAGGATTCAAGAAGATTATCTCCGAATTTTAAGGTATTTCAG GTTTTATGGTAGAATTGTAGACAAACCTGGTGACCATGACCCTGAGACTCTGGAAGCAATTGCAGAGAATGCCAAAGGCTTGGCTGGAATATCAGGAGAGAGAATTTGGGTAGAACTGAAGAAAATTCTCACTGGTGACCACGTACATCACTTGATCCACCTGATCTATGATCTTGATGTGGCGCCACACATAG GTTTACCTGCTAATGCAAATTTAGAAGAATTTAACAAAGTTAGTAAAAATGTTGAAGGCCTTTCACCAAAGCCAATGACTCTTTTGGCCTCATTATTCAGAGTACAAGATGATGTCACAAGACTGGATTTGAGGTTGAAGAtttcaaaggaagagaaaaacctaggtttatttattgttaaaaacAGGAAAGACTTGATTAAAGCAACAGATAGTTCAGAACCATTAAGACCCTACCAAGACTTCATTATAGAT TCTAGGGAACCTGACATTGCCGTCCGTGTGTGTGAGCTGCTGAAGTACCAAGGAGAGCATGGCCTTCTCAAGGAGATGCAGCAGTGGTCCATCCCACCCTTTCCAGTGAGTGGACATGACATCAGGAGAGCGGGCATTTCTTCAGGGAAGGAAATCGGGGCTCTGTTACAGCAGTTGCGTGAACAGTGGAAAAAAAGTGGTTACCAAATGGAAAAAGACGAACTTCTAAGTTACATAAAAAAGACAACATGA